tgtctggagTGCCAGGAGGGCCTGGGCATCCCAGGACACCAGAGCAGGGGTGGTGGGTCAGTGTTGTTCAGAGCCCCAGGGCCATGGGGGCCAGAGCTGGTTCTTTGCACAAGGATGCTGACAGAGCTGGTGCTTTCTACAGGCTTAGAGAGGCAGAGCAAGTCTTCAGGAACAGTCACAAAGCCTCAGCTTCCTCATTTTGTACCTGGTGTTTGAAAACCCCTGATTTGCCTGATCCCACATGTCCCAGATTGGACTGCTTCAGTTGCTGTGGGGTTTGCTGATAGAGTTTGGCTTCAGGCCTTTGTGCAGTGTGTGAACTTTGAATTCCTGCTTGGAGATGTGAAAATGATGCAAGtagagctgcaggcaggaaaaatACTGTGGGAACAAGTGTATTTCCCATGACTACCTccttacatttaaaaatagatggTTTTTACATCATTTGTTCAGCTCCTCTGGTTCCTGGAGACTCAAATGTCTGATCTCTGATGAAAATCCCACTAACACAGCACAACTAAATtctgctcccttctcctttGGAGAGCAGCAAGGGAATAACTATTTAAAATAGCTGCAGACTCCCTTCTGGCCCCAGGCTGACAATGCTCCACTCTCCTTGCAGGTGAACAACATGCCCATGATGGCTCTGGTGAACCCGGTGTACGACTGCCTGTTCCGGCTGGCACAGCCCGACAGcctgcagaaggaagaggaggtgagtgcagggagagctgctgatGTGCCTGTTGTCCTGCCAAGGACCTGTAAAAAGCACAGCCCGGGGGGTGCAGAGGAGCCTCCACTGCTTTGTGCTCAGCCACTGCTCTTCCTTCTGAAGGTGGACTGCTTGGTCCTGCAGCTCCACCGCATCggtgagcagctggagaagatGAATTCCCAGCGGATGGACgagctcttctccctgctccGAGATGGTTTCCTTCTGCAGGAGGGGCtcagctccctgtcccagctcctgctgctggagatcaTCGAGTTCCGGGCTGCTGAGTGGAAGATGACGGACGCTGCCCAGAAATATTATTACAGTGAAGTGACAGATTAACCTCCCGAGGCAGAGGAATCCCCAGCACCTTCACCAGCAGGCTTTGTACCAATTTGGaatttttcacattaattttCTAGCACTCCCTGTAAATAGGATTTATACTGGCTAGAGCCTCTCTGCACCTACTGTCAGATGCAGCTGGTGCTGGTCTGACTTTGGAGGTtcagagcagtgggaagggcACACTTTACCCAGCAAAGTTCTCCCACTGATTTTGTCTTAATATTGGGCTGCTGTCAGCAAAGGGCTCGGGAGGCTTGTAGCTCACACCAGCATTTTCTATGAGTGTTAAAGAAAGCACAGTTTAGAGGCTGAGAACATTTTGCTTCACCCcaaagccagcagagctgtgggaggcagcagggaaatcTCCCAGCTCAGGTTGTACCTGGTTCTCTGGGATGGGTCACAGAACACACCATGGCCTCACAAACAGCTCAACcaagtgctttttttcccagactcCTTCCAGCAGGCTGGCTGCACCTGCATGCACACAGCCTCTTCCACAGCCAGGAATACCTGCCACAAGGCAGTCTGCAACAGAAGAGGTCCCTGAGCACATGTAGGAACAGGTTTTATAGGTTTTATACAATAACTGTCACTTTTTTCCAGAATTTGCAAGTTTCAGCTACGGTATATTTCTTATAAGAgtgggagaggaagaaatgaaacaaaatagtctattgaaggatttttttctaataaaagtTTTCCACTAATGTATGCCCTGCTTtcttcctgcacagctgctgagctctgagcaacaCTGAAGGGTTGCTCCTGACTGAAGCCCTAAGGCTGAGATAACTCTGTTTGCTACAGTCTAGGGCCTCAGGGCTTTACACAACCAGGGCACCTGGAGCAACAAAGACAAAAGTCTGGAACTGGGAAACCTTTCCCataaaactggttttattttgtccACATTCCCAGCAAATCTGTGCAGACCATGTTGCTGATGGCCAAAATCAAAAAGGGCCTTTTATTGCCTGTTGTACCAATCCCTGTGGAAAAGgatccagctctgctctcagctctgcagccaaaAACATTGCTGATTTGAGGAGCAGAGACTTTCAGATCCCCAGGAAACAGGTAAGTGAAAGATGGTTTTGTTTAGCGTTGCTGTAAGAAAAACATCTAAGGCTTGTCTTCACAGGGAAGTGATTATGAACTAAGTGGAGCAGCCCCACTGAGGCTGGTACCTCAGACTCCCCCTTCCCCCATCCAAAcaagcacaaagaaaaagaacctCGTGGGGATCGTGTGAGCTTTCCCTGGGTTAGAACAGAAGCTGCCTGCAAGGGATATTCCCCATTGCTgtctcccaggctggcagccctggggctctgctctccaggccGTGGCAGCGTGTCCCACGCAGGGTCCCTACCACCAGCGGAAGTGGGCGTACGCCCGGTTGGCCTCTGCCATCTTGTGCAGGACATGCTTCCTCTTGATGACAGGCCCCTCGTTGTTGaaggcctggagcagctcctgggagagcTTTTCTGGCATCAGTGTCCGGCGGTGCTTGTTCTCCCTGCACTCGGTGATCAGCCACTTCATGGCCAGGAAGCGCTTCCGATTGTCCGTCAGCGGGACGGGCACCTGGGAAAGGGTTAAACATGGCAGGTATCAGCAacctgctcctccccagcagccacactgCACCAGCTGCACCTACAGGTGctcactgtgctgctctctgcagccagacctgctccccacagctgagccctgccagtTCTCCTGCTCTGTCCATAGGAACTGGCCACTGCTACTGAAGTGGAAACTCTGGCCTGTCTGGGAGCTGGGTCCAGGCTGGTTTGAGTTAGCAGAGATGGGAAAGGTCACCTCATCTCTGCACTGAATACAGagaagtcacagaatcacagcatggtttgggttggaagggaccttaaagatcagctCATTCCAAATGCCCCCACATCTCACCTCTCCTTCAGGCCCCAAGGGTTGAAGAACCCGTACTCAGAGACAGATTCTGCTCATGTTTTAAATATCCCACTGGATCTAGGTGACCCATTTTGCCATGCAGACTTGCCCCAGGGGTTTGGGACCTCTCCCCAAGCAACGTGGTGCAGTGGAAAGGATGGGACTGGTAGTCCAAAGACTACCAATTCTTCTGCTGCTGATCTCTGTCTCTTTGGAAAATAGTTGCTGTGTGTTTCTCCTCAAATCTAGTCAGAGAACCAGAGACTGCTGCTGATTAATGGAGTTGATTGAtcttagaagtcttttccaaccttagtgATTCTGTCACAGGATTCTGTCACAATACTCAGAGATGGAGATCCTTATTTTGGACAGTTTCTAGGTGCTGTTTTATTCCAGATTGCAAAGTGGCTCTTTCCAAGGAGAGAAAATCTTGAGCTGTTGGGGTGGAAACCAGTTCATTTGCCTCCCTAGCTAATTGCCTTACAACCAGATGTGCTCCCAGCCCCCTTTCACCTGGTAGGTTTTGCCTCCTCTGGTGATGTTGCTGAGCCCGATGATGGGCTGGCAGTTCTTGAGAGCCTGGTGGAAAATGACGTAGGGGTTGCATTCAATTGTCTCCTTCTCATTTTCTGGAGCTTTGTGGTacttctccagctgcttccttTTGATGGCCTCCAGAGTCTTGgaagaaaggcaagaaagaagACATACAGGGCAGATGGACTCTCCCAGTCCATGAGGTTACATCACTTTTATAGGCACCCCATTTCCACCTGAGCAGCTGGTCCACCAGCCCCAGAGGCAAAAGACACCCATTGGGAATTCTTTAACTCGAGATTTACTTCAGCCTCTTCCAGCTCTTCACTCTCTTTTATCAGTCATTGCATTTCGGGTGAGGGGGATGAGCAGCACAAACCCGGGCCTGaagccagggaagggcagggacaaAGTGGAGCCAGGAATAGGGAGGGGTCTGTGCACTGAGCATCCTCCCCTCCAGAGCCTGTGTGCCTTTCTGTAACCAGGATCCAGCAGTTAATTCGAAACATTTGGccaaaatgtttccatttcaaAGGGAGTTCAGGGGGAGAAGAGACCAGACGGGAACAGCAGTTaacagcagtggctgtgggtCAGAGCAGCTCAAAGCTGTGTCATGTAGGTGACACATCTGTGGGGCTTCAAGGGCAAGTTACACAGAGGGTAAGGCATGACAGAGAGCTGCAAAGATCTTTAGAGAAAAATCATGCTTTTTAAGGGTATTCTGTGTGTTTATGCAGTACAAAAGAACACAGGGATACTGAAGGATGGAAAGAGAAGGTTCTACACGAAGCTGTCACCTGCTGGTCTGTGAGCTAAGGAGGCTGGGGCAATGGCCATTTTATCAAACAAATCATGCTTTATCAGAGGAATCATGCTGCAAGCAATGTGTGGCAGACTGAAACACATCAGGCCCACAGAGATGGACCACCCAAGTTCTGGTAATTCTCAATTCCAGTGGGTTTGACATCCCTTCCATTTTGTCTACTTTCAACATAATAGTGAGAAGAAACCTGAGTTCTTACCTGAGACATGAGGCTTCTGGCCAGCACTTTATTTCCACTCTTCATCATCATATTGGTGAATTTACTGTAAACACAAAGTCAGATAGGATCCATATGAATTCTAATTTTATCACTCACAGAAATAAGCCCCCCAACCCCATCCCTTTGTGTCATTCCCATGGTTAACTGTGGGTGCTGCCAGATCTTCTGTAATTATCTCTAATCACTGAAGAACAATAATGGAGTCGTTGATGGGAAAAGATTAACCCAGAATATAGGGATTGTGCTGTAACAAAAGGCAATGTGAACCCAGCAGGTGAAGGGAGAAGAGGGCAGCACACTTCCCAGGCATTTTtggagagaggaggagctgctgctttctctgacCTGATCATGGGGTCGCTGAACACGGAACTGGAGAGACTGGGAGGAGCAGCTTTGATGGGTCGAACAGCCTTAAGCTCCATTTgttccctttcctcctctgtcAGCTCCTCTAAAGGTTTCTGATGTGATTCCTTTTTCACTTCTGGCTCCAGGTAGCTGGGGTTGTAGCGGCTCCATCTCACGGGCATTATCCTGCAAGGAGCGAGAGAGGCGGGGCTGTAACCCCGGGCACGTGCTGTGTCGTGACACGGACGCAGGCAGATGTGCACAGATGTGCACACGCCTCAGAAGGAATGCTGGATGTGAGAGGCGTCACTTGGCAGTGGGGCACCGGTTTTTTTGTCACCGTTCCCGTGGTCAGGCGCTGGAAGGGCTGCGCAGGGCCCGGGGCCcgtccctggagctgctcaagAGGCGTCTGCCCCTGGCACTGCGTGATGTGGTTTAGGGATCAGAATGGCAATGCTGCGTGCACGGTCGCACTGGATGACCTTAAAGGTCCAACCTTGACAGTTCTATGCCTGCGTGACCCGGCAAAACAGGCGGGCGGTCTGTCCGCGTGCTCCCGGTGCGGCGCACACCCTCCCCGCACCCCCGGTGTGCTCCCGGCGAGCCGCCCCCAGCCTCCTCCCGCGCTGCCCGTGTCCCCGCGGTggtgagcagcccctggggcgCCCCCCGGGCCCTCTCCCCGCTCACCGGGGCAGCCACGCCCGCAGCCGccggcccagccccgccgcGCTGGGCGCCGCCATCTTCCCTGCGCGCGCCgccgcgcggggcggggccacGGCGGGTGGGGCGGGGTCAGaaccggccccgccccctctcGCTGCTCTcgcgcgggcggggcggggccccGGGTCGCTCCGGCAACATGGCGGAGGCTGAGGGGGAGAGCCTGGAGTCGTGGCTGAGTGAGTACCGCGGGCGCGGGGGCACTGCCCGGCCCCCtccggcccccggccccgctgccccccggcccctcagccccttcccagcgcctccctgcagcctccgCTCGCCCGACCCCGCTACCCCCCTCAGCCGGGCGGGAGCCCCGGGGCCGTGCCGGGGAGGCCGGGGGGTGACAGCGCCCTGGGGACGGGTTGGCACAGCCCCCGGGCACGGGGGAGTTTCGGCACACCGGGCACGGGGTCTCGGCAGCCGGGGATGCGCCGTCCCGGGCGGAGAGCCGGGGCCTCCCCTCCCGGCGGTCAGCTCGGTGTGGGGCGCGGCAGCGGCCGGGGGCCGGTAGCAGCTCCGCGCCGGAGACGGGGGCACCGGGCCCgtctgcagctcagcccctgcgaggctgctgctttttcttgtcCATAAAGAGTCCTGGTTCGTGTCTGTCCCTCCCGTCTCTTCCCTTGCGTGGCCTGTGGCCCGTCGAGTGTACAGCCTGAGTGCTGTTCGTGAGGTTCAGAATTGTGGGGGTTCCCAGatgaattaatttattcatgTGTTACACAACTGTGATTTTTCAAGCAGACAAATCCTGCTTTATGCCTGGCTGCGGTTTTGGGGTAGTTGTGGACATCCATTCTGTAGAGGCTGGAAAATATCAAAACCCTTTGTCAGATTAAGGTACCTGTAAGGTTAGAGGGGACAAACCCCCGTTGTTTGCTGATGCCCAGCCCCTGCCGAGTGGCCCTGCCTGTGTGTCCGTGCTGCCCATGGCATTtgggctctggctgtgcagaACCCGGAGATGTGATTCCTGAACAAATCAGTCATAACTGCAAttgttttttatatattctacacacaggagctcctgctgctgtccctgggaggCCATGCTGCACATCGTAGCCTGTTGCCtagattttcttctcctttttttaatggTTATTTGTTTGATTATGTCAGCAAGTGAAGTTCCAAGTAGTCAGGTACTGGGCAAACAGCAGAAGATGGTCATTACCCCAAATACCTCAGAGTGCAAAACCTGTTACCCTTGGAGCTATCCTTCCATAAACAAGATTACTCCTTCTTTCTtggtatttttatataaaattcaAACATGTACATGCTGTCATGGTCTGTTAGCCGAGTTACTGGCTGAAAGATGTTTTCATCTATTCTCAATTTAGCTCAATCCCTTCTGTCCCCTTACCGTTTTTGCTCCTCCTCTGAACTCCCACAATTTGTCAATATCTTTTGTTGTAGCCAGTGAGACACAAGAAGGAACACCCACATCCCTTCCTTGCAATATTTCTCTGAGGAGAGCTGACTCACCCAGTTCAGTTTGTGTGTGAAAATGTCTCTAGTAGGAAGGATATTTTGGGTTGTATAGCCTGGAATGCTTCCTGACTGCTTGTTTTGTGgggatattttttaattgaggAAGTTAAGGGAGAGGTGATGTGTCCTTGGCCAAGGGGCTACAGGGAAGAGTTGCAAAGGCCTTACTCACTGTGAGAAGCATTGCAGCGAGCCTGATTGCAGAGGGGCACACATTTTTCAAGGCTTGAGTGCTGCCGTCAGATTTAGGAGGATGCTTTTATGCCAGGTCACTGCTACAGCGATCGCTGCCGGTGTGGCTGTATCGCCCCTCCCATCGCAGGGAGCGCGGAGCCTCCCGTGTCCGGAATTACCGGCGGCGCCGTGAGGCCGGgcgggcagagctgctgcagctcccggcTTTCACCTGCCCTCCCGAGGGGTTTGCTGTAGTCATGACAAAGCCGCGGCTAATGCCAGCCTTGAGGGTGTGCCATGCTGTACCCCCCCTAAGGGAACGGCTCGGCAGCACAGCCAACTTCCCAGTCACGGGAAGACGGAGAATTTCTGATtgaaaatgttccatttttcttttcctgtggtggtgtgcagcttcctgctgccctgcctctggCATCAGGTGGAGTCACAGACCCATGAAGTAACATCATCCTcgtgtcctgctgctgcagcaagatCTGCGCCTCAGCCTGGGATGATCTGGCATCTGCATGTCCTGCCTCATTCCAGGCAGCTGGGATGAGAGAAGGTGATccttcctgtcccctcctggcaggaaggctctgcttctgctctgagctgaaaCAGAAGAAGGTTAGGAGATAATGTCAGCTGTACAAACACAACTGGAGCCTTTGACTCcaatgctgctttttctgctgcatcCAAAAGGAAGCGTCTTGTACCCTGCTCATGTCAGGCTAAGGCAGTGTTCCACTGTGGAACAGATGCAAATGGATAAAATATTGTaactttcttcatttcttttttcctttgtttgtctGGCTCAGTGTTCTTTTCTGCCCAGGACTGCAGAGTCTGACTGTTAGACTGGACATGCCTGGGCTGGGAATCACAGGCTAAGCCTGACCTGGGCAAACTCTTTGTTGGGGTGGCTTTTGGCCCATTTCAATAGAGAAGTGAACCCAGGAAAACAGGAGCATTTGTTACCAGCCAGTTAATGGTCTGTGGTTCTCTtcattccagctgctctgtggttcTCTGCTTTCCAGTATAGTTTCTctccagggaaaacaaacaccttTGTTTCGTATCTAATTATTAATCTGAATGTTGCCTCATTAGCATTTCAGTCTGGCAGAGCACCTGAGGGCTGAGTGGCTCTGATGCTCAGGGTGGGTGTGAAGCAGCTTTGTTTGTCCtgagcacatttttaaaaaagctgaaaactgAGGCAGAAGTGGTGGCAGGACTGGGGCAGTGCCAAGACTTCCGTCCCCAGATTGCTAGTTTAGAGTCATGTGGTTGCCAGTGTGaaatgggattttcaggagggGACCAGGTGGACAAGTGTCTGTGGAAGCAAACAACTGGTACCAAATGGGCCTTGGTTGGCAGTTTTAACAGAAAAGCCAAGGGCTTGATATTCCAGAGCACCAACTCTTCATCCTGGACTGAATCCTTTCACATAAGAGTTGAAGCATATTTATAAAGCAGCACAGATGAGCTCCTTGCCCACATTTTAAGCATTCTCATGAAAAGAGAGGATTGT
Above is a window of Camarhynchus parvulus chromosome 18, STF_HiC, whole genome shotgun sequence DNA encoding:
- the MRPS7 gene encoding 28S ribosomal protein S7, mitochondrial, yielding MAAPSAAGLGRRLRAWLPRIMPVRWSRYNPSYLEPEVKKESHQKPLEELTEEEREQMELKAVRPIKAAPPSLSSSVFSDPMISKFTNMMMKSGNKVLARSLMSQTLEAIKRKQLEKYHKAPENEKETIECNPYVIFHQALKNCQPIIGLSNITRGGKTYQVPVPLTDNRKRFLAMKWLITECRENKHRRTLMPEKLSQELLQAFNNEGPVIKRKHVLHKMAEANRAYAHFRWW